A genomic segment from Tuwongella immobilis encodes:
- a CDS encoding FMN-binding negative transcriptional regulator encodes MYVPKSFQQSDPAILAELIQREPFGLLLHVADGAPFGSHVPFLFDADDGPHGTLIGHLARANPQANLSPNAPVTVIFSGPHAYISPRWYAEPETVPTWNFLAVHAQGTWQPITDRNESLAVLSRLTNHFESSADHPWTFDPTSPLAEKLVQAIVSFRIPVTSMQGKWKLSQNQPHLRWQRVVTELEQSSRDNDTDLAAWMRRFPPAE; translated from the coding sequence ATCCAGCGTGAGCCGTTCGGGTTGCTGCTGCATGTCGCGGATGGGGCACCGTTTGGTAGCCATGTGCCGTTCCTGTTCGATGCGGATGATGGGCCGCATGGCACGCTGATCGGCCATTTGGCGCGAGCGAATCCGCAGGCGAATCTGTCGCCGAATGCGCCGGTGACGGTGATTTTTTCCGGGCCGCATGCGTACATTTCGCCACGGTGGTATGCCGAGCCAGAGACGGTTCCGACTTGGAACTTTCTCGCGGTGCATGCGCAGGGCACCTGGCAGCCGATCACCGATCGCAACGAATCGCTGGCCGTGCTTTCCCGATTGACCAATCATTTTGAATCCAGCGCAGATCACCCCTGGACATTCGACCCGACAAGCCCATTGGCCGAAAAATTGGTCCAGGCCATTGTCAGTTTTCGCATCCCGGTGACGAGCATGCAGGGGAAGTGGAAGCTCAGCCAGAATCAACCGCATCTCCGCTGGCAGCGAGTGGTTACGGAATTGGAGCAATCGAGCCGCGACAACGACACCGATTTGGCCGCGTGGATGCGTCGCTTTCCACCGGCGGAATGA
- a CDS encoding MFS transporter produces the protein MSSPQESSADAAERPASEPPAAARSQDPHPAHPVTPPAATPPGTPPLAAWPKGGMLVLVLLAGIQFAHILDFMILMPLGPRFMTELGIKADQFGLLVAAYAIAAGVSGLFAAARIDRFDRKWALLTVFAGFTLGTFACAVVPGYGMLLAARAITGIFGGLIGALALTIVGDFFPPHRRGFATGVVMSSFSIATIVGIPAGLWLASWGNRATPFWAIGAVAAILWGLALAVLPSMRGHLNRPFARQQGDTFRMLTSGPALRAYAMMMFLILSTAMMIPHLASFMQLNLGFPERLLPWVYVAGGGATLITTAQFGRLADRFGKVRVFRILAIAAILPMLVITQMTESSVAWAIVMTTLFMILTSGRMVPAMALVTSTVKPEFRGSFMSIIGSVQQLSMGLASLLGSLVLFQQTEQSPIQHYDTLGLLGTVAALLAIVLVGSLRPLHVPAPAATTATPSPAPTPAAAPTPAPAVIR, from the coding sequence ATGAGTTCACCGCAAGAATCGTCTGCCGATGCCGCGGAGCGTCCGGCATCAGAACCCCCCGCGGCGGCCCGTTCGCAAGATCCCCATCCGGCCCACCCCGTGACCCCTCCCGCAGCCACTCCACCAGGAACGCCGCCGCTGGCCGCATGGCCCAAAGGTGGGATGTTGGTGCTGGTGCTGCTGGCGGGCATCCAATTTGCGCACATTTTGGACTTCATGATTTTGATGCCGCTTGGCCCGCGATTCATGACCGAACTCGGCATCAAGGCGGATCAATTCGGTCTGCTGGTGGCTGCGTATGCGATTGCTGCCGGTGTGTCGGGACTATTCGCCGCCGCTCGGATCGATCGCTTTGACCGCAAATGGGCACTGCTGACCGTCTTTGCTGGGTTTACGCTGGGCACGTTCGCATGTGCGGTGGTTCCGGGATACGGAATGCTGCTGGCCGCGCGAGCGATTACCGGCATTTTCGGCGGGCTGATCGGGGCATTGGCGCTGACGATTGTGGGCGATTTCTTCCCGCCGCATCGCCGTGGATTCGCCACCGGCGTGGTGATGTCGTCGTTCTCGATCGCCACGATTGTCGGGATTCCCGCTGGGCTGTGGTTGGCCAGTTGGGGCAATCGTGCGACGCCGTTTTGGGCGATTGGCGCAGTGGCGGCGATCCTGTGGGGGCTGGCGTTGGCGGTGTTGCCGTCAATGCGTGGCCACCTGAACCGTCCCTTTGCCCGGCAACAGGGCGATACCTTCCGCATGCTCACCTCCGGCCCGGCACTGCGGGCTTATGCGATGATGATGTTCCTGATTCTCAGTACGGCGATGATGATTCCGCACCTGGCGTCATTCATGCAGCTCAACCTGGGATTCCCCGAGCGATTGCTGCCGTGGGTCTATGTGGCCGGCGGCGGGGCGACGCTGATTACCACCGCGCAATTCGGGCGGCTGGCGGATCGCTTCGGCAAAGTGCGGGTCTTTCGCATTCTCGCCATCGCCGCGATTTTGCCCATGCTCGTGATTACGCAAATGACCGAATCGAGCGTGGCCTGGGCGATCGTGATGACGACGCTGTTCATGATTCTGACCAGCGGCCGAATGGTGCCCGCCATGGCGCTGGTCACCAGCACCGTGAAGCCGGAATTTCGTGGTAGTTTCATGAGCATCATCGGATCGGTGCAGCAATTGTCGATGGGGCTGGCGTCGTTGCTGGGCAGCTTGGTGCTATTCCAACAGACGGAACAATCGCCCATTCAGCATTACGATACGCTCGGTCTGTTGGGAACGGTGGCGGCATTGCTGGCGATTGTGCTGGTTGGCTCGCTGCGTCCGCTGCATGTGCCCGCGCCCGCAGCTACCACCGCAACTCCCAGCCCAGCGCCGACACCTGCCGCGGCTCCCACTCCCGCGCCAGCGGTAATTCGCTGA
- a CDS encoding GNAT family N-acetyltransferase: protein MADAIIEVVPMDELPLIVELYNQIFRPSKDIESFRRRYLGRYNILQMVARVEEKPVGFFLGFELKPTTFFAWFYGVSPDYRRQGIASQLMEAAHSWAKSHEYEVMRLECHNQHRPLLHLAIVLGYNVVGIRWDADRTDNLVLFEKYLDD, encoded by the coding sequence ATGGCTGATGCCATCATCGAAGTTGTGCCGATGGACGAACTCCCGCTCATCGTGGAGTTATACAACCAAATCTTTCGCCCCTCGAAGGATATTGAGTCGTTCCGTCGTCGCTACTTGGGACGGTATAACATCCTGCAAATGGTCGCCCGCGTGGAAGAGAAACCCGTGGGGTTCTTCCTGGGGTTTGAACTGAAACCGACCACGTTTTTTGCGTGGTTTTACGGGGTTTCGCCGGATTATCGTCGGCAGGGAATCGCCTCACAACTCATGGAGGCGGCGCATTCCTGGGCCAAATCGCACGAATATGAAGTGATGCGACTCGAATGCCACAACCAGCATCGCCCGTTGTTGCATCTGGCGATTGTCCTGGGGTATAACGTCGTTGGCATCCGCTGGGATGCCGACCGCACGGATAACCTCGTGCTATTCGAAAAGTATCTCGACGATTGA
- a CDS encoding FG-GAP-like repeat-containing protein → MTVSRRFQPQCLPLEDRTAPSANLAADFIRDQQLLSDPTQPGYGAIIPRPDLGIQSNGATGFKVESYFAMQAQRALLLSNLWTQQDLINTRQLIEWHLRHLNSVGVTDSQWYATTAGNPIASPGTPSTPADAEDSNAAMVLDLTWLYVRRGGDRSWLQTSAMRQTFQTIANVMDRLTQADSLTWARDNYKVKFLADNSEVVLGYWGYARLLATVWNDPAESDAAFAKAESVRSAVLTDLLDANGIFRTAKFENGATDNFSPTVNAYPGYLIATPAIYGLIDRNSELAQDQLAAINAATNLQGWESDALSLDGQRARTAILGFAHQISGDTTRAQTQVTTLQSLYFPNAVTPPPAPMTATEAGWYLLTTNYANTAPTATSQSLQMLANGSLMISLSGTDAENDPLRTFTLTAPTHGTLARSGNNWIYTPQAGFIGTDRFTFRTDDGELIATTAEEVTITVTAPPPTPPTPPTPPTPPTIPEWSFAVGGSQSVAILSRGGATLQTFTPFGTLFTGGVRVATADITGDGIRDIIVGSGPGIASEVVIYDGATGGEWRRLAPFEASFQGGIFVSAGDLTSDGTAELAISPDVGGGPRVRLFAGGNDLTPINDFFGIEDPAFRGGVRTAIADMDGDGFAELLVAAGNGGGPRLAIFTGSSITQNAPNGLPPKWVADFFVFESTLRNGVFVSAGDLTSDGAADLIVGGGPGGGPRIFALDGTALRNGTQTPITNFFAGDPANRSGIRVAIGDLDGDSQLDLIVGEGTGNRIIAYAGKTLQPNAPAPTLLDLTPFSGERNGVFVG, encoded by the coding sequence ATGACAGTCTCCCGACGATTTCAGCCGCAATGTCTGCCGTTGGAAGATCGGACCGCCCCCAGCGCCAACCTTGCCGCCGACTTTATCCGTGATCAGCAATTGCTCAGCGACCCCACCCAACCTGGCTACGGCGCGATCATTCCCCGCCCCGATTTGGGCATCCAGTCGAACGGCGCCACCGGCTTCAAAGTCGAATCGTATTTCGCCATGCAAGCCCAACGCGCATTACTGTTGTCGAATCTCTGGACGCAGCAAGATCTCATCAACACCCGGCAATTGATCGAATGGCATCTCCGCCACCTCAACTCGGTGGGGGTGACCGATTCGCAATGGTACGCCACCACCGCGGGCAACCCGATTGCCTCCCCCGGAACGCCGTCCACGCCCGCCGATGCCGAGGATTCCAACGCGGCGATGGTTCTTGATTTAACTTGGTTGTACGTCCGGCGTGGTGGGGATCGGTCGTGGCTGCAAACTTCGGCGATGCGGCAAACATTTCAGACGATTGCGAACGTGATGGACCGCCTGACGCAGGCCGATTCGCTCACCTGGGCCCGCGACAATTACAAGGTCAAATTCCTGGCCGATAATTCTGAAGTCGTCTTGGGGTATTGGGGTTATGCCCGGCTGCTGGCCACCGTTTGGAATGATCCCGCCGAATCGGATGCCGCATTTGCGAAAGCGGAATCGGTTCGCTCGGCGGTGCTGACCGACTTGCTGGATGCGAACGGCATTTTCCGGACTGCGAAATTCGAGAATGGGGCCACCGACAACTTTTCGCCCACGGTCAACGCCTACCCCGGCTACCTGATTGCGACTCCCGCCATTTACGGGCTGATCGATCGGAATTCCGAATTGGCGCAGGATCAACTCGCGGCCATCAACGCAGCCACGAATCTGCAAGGTTGGGAATCCGATGCCCTGAGTTTGGATGGCCAACGGGCCCGCACCGCGATCCTGGGCTTTGCCCACCAGATCAGCGGCGACACCACCCGTGCCCAAACGCAGGTCACCACCCTGCAATCGCTCTATTTCCCGAATGCGGTCACGCCCCCACCCGCGCCCATGACCGCTACCGAAGCCGGCTGGTATCTGCTGACCACCAATTATGCCAACACCGCTCCCACCGCCACCAGCCAATCGCTGCAAATGCTCGCGAATGGCAGCCTGATGATTTCGCTCTCCGGAACCGATGCCGAGAATGACCCGCTGCGGACATTCACACTGACCGCACCGACCCACGGCACGCTCGCCCGCAGTGGCAACAATTGGATTTACACCCCGCAAGCCGGCTTCATCGGAACCGATCGGTTCACTTTTCGCACCGACGATGGCGAACTGATCGCCACCACCGCCGAGGAAGTGACCATCACCGTCACAGCTCCCCCGCCGACACCGCCGACACCGCCCACGCCCCCGACGCCGCCGACAATCCCCGAGTGGAGCTTCGCGGTGGGAGGCAGTCAATCGGTGGCGATTCTCAGCCGCGGCGGCGCGACGCTCCAAACCTTCACGCCATTCGGCACCTTGTTCACCGGGGGCGTGCGTGTCGCCACGGCGGACATTACCGGCGACGGGATCCGCGATATTATCGTTGGGTCGGGGCCGGGAATCGCCTCGGAAGTCGTGATTTACGACGGCGCAACCGGCGGCGAATGGCGGCGATTGGCCCCATTCGAGGCGAGCTTCCAGGGTGGAATCTTTGTCAGTGCAGGCGACCTCACCAGCGATGGCACGGCCGAACTCGCCATTTCGCCCGATGTCGGTGGTGGGCCACGCGTGCGACTGTTCGCGGGCGGCAACGATCTGACACCGATTAACGATTTCTTTGGAATCGAAGATCCCGCATTTCGCGGCGGCGTGCGAACCGCCATTGCCGACATGGACGGAGACGGATTCGCGGAATTACTCGTCGCGGCGGGCAACGGTGGCGGCCCCCGATTGGCGATTTTTACCGGCAGCAGCATCACCCAGAACGCGCCCAACGGCCTGCCGCCCAAATGGGTAGCCGACTTTTTCGTCTTCGAATCCACTCTCCGAAATGGCGTCTTCGTCAGTGCTGGCGACCTCACCAGCGATGGCGCGGCCGATCTGATTGTCGGTGGCGGCCCCGGTGGTGGGCCACGCATCTTCGCGCTGGATGGCACCGCGCTGCGAAACGGCACGCAAACCCCAATCACCAACTTCTTTGCAGGCGACCCCGCCAACCGCTCCGGAATCCGAGTGGCGATCGGCGATCTAGACGGAGATTCGCAACTGGATCTGATCGTCGGCGAAGGCACCGGCAATCGCATCATCGCTTACGCGGGCAAGACGTTGCAACCGAACGCCCCCGCCCCCACGCTGCTCGATTTGACTCCATTTTCCGGCGAACGAAACGGCGTCTTTGTCGGATAG
- the zigA gene encoding zinc metallochaperone GTPase ZigA, translating into MGALPVTVLSGFLGAGKTTLLNHVLHNREGMRVAVIVNDMSEVNIDGALVKTGEASLSRTDEKLVEMQNGCICCTLREDLLQEITKLANEKRFDYLLIESTGVSEPLPVAETFTFEDENGQSLSQVARLDTMVTVVDGANFLADYQSVDDLLDRKLGINEADDRQVVDLLLDQVEFADVILLNKIDQLTPPQQDELEAILRSLNAHAKIIRTERSQVSLHEIINTGRFDFQRASQAPGWLAVLRGQELPETAEYGITSFVFRARKPFHPERLGAFLRDRALFGQVLRSKGFCWIANRLNWIGLWSQAGVLTELSPHAVWWSGVPQEEWPDDPETVANILAEFEGEYDDRRQELVFIGRHLDEAKLRAALEQCLLTDAEMAGGPESWMSFPDPLPKWPTPEEAMAAQAEAAAAAEAEAEAAEAAAAAEAEAADAAKRR; encoded by the coding sequence ATGGGCGCGTTGCCTGTCACCGTGCTGTCGGGCTTTCTTGGGGCCGGCAAAACCACGCTGCTGAATCATGTGCTGCACAACCGCGAAGGGATGCGGGTGGCAGTCATCGTCAACGATATGTCGGAAGTGAACATCGACGGCGCGCTGGTCAAGACCGGCGAAGCGAGTCTGTCTCGCACCGACGAAAAACTCGTGGAAATGCAGAATGGCTGCATTTGCTGCACCCTCCGCGAGGATCTGCTGCAAGAAATCACCAAATTGGCCAACGAGAAGCGGTTTGATTATCTGCTAATCGAATCGACGGGCGTTTCCGAGCCGCTGCCCGTAGCCGAGACATTCACCTTTGAAGATGAAAACGGCCAATCGCTCTCCCAGGTCGCCCGGTTGGATACCATGGTGACGGTGGTGGATGGCGCGAATTTCCTGGCGGATTATCAATCGGTCGATGATCTGCTCGATCGCAAGCTGGGCATCAACGAAGCCGATGATCGCCAAGTGGTCGATCTGCTGCTGGATCAAGTCGAATTCGCAGATGTGATTCTGCTGAACAAGATCGATCAACTCACGCCGCCGCAACAGGATGAATTGGAAGCGATTCTCCGGTCGCTGAATGCCCATGCGAAGATCATTCGCACGGAACGCAGCCAAGTTTCGCTGCACGAAATCATCAACACGGGGCGATTCGATTTCCAACGCGCTTCGCAAGCTCCCGGCTGGTTGGCGGTGCTGCGTGGCCAGGAATTGCCGGAAACCGCCGAATACGGCATCACCAGCTTTGTCTTCCGCGCTCGCAAACCGTTTCACCCCGAGCGGTTGGGCGCATTCCTGCGGGATCGTGCCTTGTTCGGCCAAGTCCTGCGTTCCAAGGGATTCTGTTGGATCGCCAATCGACTCAACTGGATCGGCCTTTGGTCGCAAGCGGGCGTGCTCACGGAGTTGTCACCGCATGCCGTCTGGTGGTCCGGCGTTCCCCAGGAAGAATGGCCGGATGATCCAGAAACCGTCGCCAATATCCTCGCGGAATTCGAAGGCGAATACGATGACCGCCGCCAGGAATTGGTGTTCATCGGTCGCCATCTGGACGAAGCGAAATTGCGAGCCGCCTTGGAACAATGCCTGCTGACCGATGCGGAAATGGCCGGCGGTCCCGAATCGTGGATGTCGTTCCCGGACCCGCTGCCCAAATGGCCCACCCCCGAAGAAGCCATGGCCGCCCAAGCCGAAGCCGCCGCCGCTGCGGAAGCCGAAGCCGAAGCCGCCGAAGCCGCCGCCGCTGCGGAAGCGGAAGCCGCTGACGCCGCCAAACGTCGCTAA
- a CDS encoding HNH endonuclease, which translates to MSKKKALRAAFREAVFSRAKHRCECCGVAGFDRQAGSGNGVPLDAHHIEDRHTFAHGGYVLENGIAVCDDCHLKAEAYHMNREPEPGFWPHELYAKIGSSHADALAADAEHAERPSTN; encoded by the coding sequence GTGAGCAAGAAAAAGGCGTTGCGGGCGGCGTTTCGAGAGGCGGTTTTTTCGCGGGCGAAGCATCGCTGTGAGTGCTGCGGCGTTGCGGGATTCGATCGGCAGGCGGGAAGTGGGAATGGCGTGCCACTCGATGCCCATCATATCGAAGATCGACACACCTTTGCCCATGGCGGCTATGTTCTGGAAAATGGCATCGCGGTCTGCGATGACTGCCATCTCAAGGCCGAGGCGTATCACATGAATCGCGAGCCGGAGCCGGGATTCTGGCCGCATGAATTGTATGCCAAAATTGGCTCATCCCATGCCGATGCACTCGCGGCGGATGCCGAACATGCAGAACGCCCCAGCACGAATTGA
- a CDS encoding outer membrane protein assembly factor BamB family protein has translation MWMPVLLSLMLPAEAPATNWPGFRGDGSSTSRAQQLPLSWSPSENIAWRTPLPGYGQSSPIIWNDRVMITAVEGDEKEKIVVAAIELKSGKMAWWRSLPASQRGKNNPMMSRAAPTPVVDSEGIYAFFESGDLIAFSHQGDLKWKRSLATEYGAFKNNHGIGSSPTQTAECVIVLIDDMGGSYLLAIDKATGKNRWKTDRTNRVSWTSPVILQSGGRSIVIVSSGGSLTAYDAQTGKPIANRDGLVGNTIPSPTVLGNRIIIGAGENRMKPDPKASAQSNCCVELQWTNDSAEFVTRWNGKKAVSHHASPLVYQGHVYFVTKMGVITCLNAETGEECYVERLDNPCWATPVGADGHVFFFGKYGVSTVIRAGSSFEKIAINRLWSPDEFRKRQDDAKRQAAAKLPPAPSNPNRGPGGGPPVSKEELEAARYSAVGDVVYGAAAVDGTWIIRTGTELICVRTTKFAAAQGDGGAALSHALASRTASARRPLFSVQSSSDLWNVCDSFRQEK, from the coding sequence ATGTGGATGCCCGTTTTGCTGTCGCTGATGCTCCCCGCCGAGGCACCGGCCACGAATTGGCCCGGCTTCCGCGGCGATGGCAGCAGCACCTCGCGTGCTCAGCAACTTCCGCTCAGTTGGTCTCCGAGTGAGAATATCGCTTGGCGAACTCCGCTGCCCGGCTACGGTCAATCTTCGCCGATCATCTGGAATGATCGCGTGATGATCACTGCAGTCGAAGGCGATGAAAAAGAAAAGATCGTCGTGGCGGCAATTGAACTCAAATCGGGCAAAATGGCATGGTGGCGTTCCTTACCCGCTTCGCAGCGTGGCAAGAATAATCCGATGATGTCCCGCGCCGCTCCCACTCCGGTGGTCGATTCCGAAGGCATCTACGCATTCTTTGAATCGGGCGATCTGATTGCCTTCAGTCATCAGGGCGATCTCAAATGGAAACGCTCGCTGGCCACCGAATATGGGGCATTCAAAAACAATCACGGCATCGGCAGTTCCCCCACCCAGACGGCGGAATGTGTGATTGTTCTCATCGACGATATGGGCGGATCGTATCTGCTGGCGATTGATAAAGCGACGGGGAAAAATCGCTGGAAAACCGACCGCACCAATCGCGTCTCGTGGACCTCTCCGGTGATTCTGCAATCCGGCGGACGCTCCATCGTGATTGTCAGCAGTGGTGGCTCGCTGACGGCGTATGATGCCCAGACGGGCAAGCCAATCGCCAATCGAGATGGATTGGTCGGCAACACCATCCCGTCGCCGACGGTATTGGGCAATCGCATCATCATCGGCGCGGGCGAGAACCGCATGAAGCCCGATCCCAAGGCATCCGCGCAGTCCAATTGCTGCGTCGAATTGCAGTGGACCAACGATTCCGCCGAATTCGTCACCCGCTGGAACGGCAAAAAAGCGGTATCCCACCACGCCAGCCCACTGGTGTATCAGGGACACGTCTACTTTGTCACGAAAATGGGCGTCATCACCTGCCTGAATGCCGAGACGGGCGAGGAATGCTATGTGGAACGGCTGGATAATCCCTGTTGGGCGACTCCGGTGGGAGCCGATGGGCATGTGTTCTTTTTCGGAAAATATGGCGTGAGTACGGTGATCCGTGCGGGATCATCATTTGAAAAGATCGCGATCAATCGTCTCTGGTCGCCCGACGAATTTCGCAAACGCCAAGACGACGCCAAACGGCAAGCCGCCGCCAAATTACCCCCGGCACCCAGCAACCCCAACCGCGGCCCCGGCGGCGGACCTCCGGTATCCAAAGAAGAACTCGAAGCCGCCCGATATTCCGCCGTGGGCGATGTCGTCTACGGGGCCGCAGCGGTCGATGGCACCTGGATCATCCGCACAGGCACCGAGCTGATTTGCGTGCGAACCACCAAATTCGCCGCCGCCCAAGGCGATGGCGGTGCAGCCCTATCCCACGCCCTGGCCTCCCGAACGGCATCCGCACGTCGCCCGCTGTTCTCGGTTCAATCATCCAGCGATTTGTGGAATGTCTGCGACTCATTTCGCCAGGAAAAATGA
- a CDS encoding DUF1559 domain-containing protein, with product MMRLRNRTAFTLIELLVVIAIIAILIGLLLPAVQKVRSAAARMSSQNNLKQLALAMHSFENATGSIPGMRAATGGNGNSFGFSVHAQLLPYIEQENLGRQIDTTQPLFVGTFPTPSFQLNPLMAGAAATPVKTMLCPGDAQNPLFTTNSGGGTHAGTSYVVNLGSGLAGPGGTAANGYDTRFPTDGMFFYGPGVRFADVTDGTSNTMVMSQTLLGLNTNLTKAFADTTPEERRRQIASVPGRSLFTGGAGANPGFGASPPLVAGDHTSATSWRGNRGGSWIWGNATANGFSAALPPNSPTPDATAHGMGWLSARSNFPGGVNVAFGDGSVRFVTDNVDINTWRAIATRNGGEVVSGSGF from the coding sequence ATGATGCGTCTGCGAAATCGAACCGCGTTTACGTTAATCGAATTACTGGTGGTGATTGCGATCATCGCCATTCTGATTGGGCTGCTGCTCCCGGCGGTGCAAAAAGTCCGCTCGGCAGCCGCACGCATGTCCAGCCAGAACAACCTGAAGCAACTCGCCCTGGCGATGCACAGCTTTGAGAACGCCACGGGCTCGATTCCCGGCATGCGAGCGGCCACTGGCGGCAATGGCAACTCGTTCGGATTTTCGGTTCATGCTCAATTGCTGCCGTATATCGAGCAAGAAAATCTCGGCCGGCAGATCGACACCACTCAGCCGTTGTTTGTCGGCACGTTCCCCACGCCGTCGTTTCAGCTCAATCCATTGATGGCGGGCGCAGCGGCCACCCCGGTGAAGACGATGCTCTGCCCGGGAGACGCTCAGAATCCGCTGTTCACCACCAATTCGGGCGGTGGCACCCATGCGGGCACCAGCTATGTGGTGAATCTCGGTTCGGGATTGGCCGGGCCAGGCGGCACCGCAGCCAATGGCTACGACACCCGATTCCCCACCGATGGCATGTTCTTTTATGGCCCTGGCGTGCGCTTCGCGGATGTCACCGATGGCACCAGCAACACCATGGTGATGTCGCAAACGCTGTTGGGGCTGAATACCAACCTCACCAAAGCATTTGCCGATACGACGCCTGAAGAACGTCGGCGGCAGATCGCGAGTGTTCCCGGTCGAAGCCTCTTCACCGGCGGAGCGGGCGCAAATCCCGGCTTCGGGGCATCGCCGCCGTTGGTCGCGGGGGATCACACCTCGGCCACGAGTTGGCGTGGAAATCGCGGAGGCTCTTGGATTTGGGGCAACGCCACCGCCAACGGATTCTCCGCTGCGCTGCCACCGAATTCCCCCACGCCGGATGCCACCGCGCACGGCATGGGGTGGTTGTCCGCACGCAGCAATTTTCCTGGCGGGGTGAATGTCGCGTTTGGCGATGGCAGCGTTCGGTTTGTCACCGACAACGTCGACATCAACACCTGGCGAGCGATTGCCACGCGCAACGGCGGTGAAGTGGTTTCTGGCTCGGGCTTCTGA